A genome region from Anopheles stephensi strain Indian chromosome 2, UCI_ANSTEP_V1.0, whole genome shotgun sequence includes the following:
- the LOC118504892 gene encoding phenoloxidase-activating factor 2-like — protein sequence MYFLTVITLLVVALYNTEANVIKQLPEACDGGYCLPKHLCPSGTIEDVPTMERNNRLTLQVDGPNECGDFMKICCKGPSSSFENIPTSMYEVTQGDYKCGMSNPEGLVYDVESNLTYAKYAEFPWTVAIFKMSFSSNNIELTYVGGGTLIHPKFVVTAAHTLEKPHRYVARFGEWNIQSDAEIYPSQDIGIEEHILHPSFGNTCTPTNDIALAVLKQSVIYTDHIRPICLPTAQDALDAERCIATGWGTDSRTKQLPPIMKRVELNVVPRGLCQMLYRLADGDQYFDLHRSSLCAGAVAGQDTCDKDGGTPMACPREDGSYALVGITSWGLECGRTDAPGVYVDVSKFVCWINNTIEGYEELHAEE from the exons ATGTATTTTCTAACTGTTATCACTTTGCTGGTCGTAGCCCTATACAACACGGAAGCTAACGTCATAAAGCAACTACCAGAA GCGTGCGATGGGGGTTACTGTTTGCCGAAGCATTTATGCCCGTCGGGAACAATCGAAGATGTGCCTACCATGGAACGAAACAATCGTTTGACGCTGCAAGTTGATGGGCCGAACGAATGTGGAGATTTCATGAAGATATGCTGCAAAGGGCCGTCCAGTTCGTTTGAAAACATTCCG ACCTCAATGTATGAAGTAACACAGGGCGATTACAAGTGCGGCATGTCCAACCCGGAAGGTTTGGTGTACGATGTGGAATCGAACCTTACGTACGCGAAGTACGCCGAGTTCCCGTGGACTGTAGCCATTTTCAAGATGTCTTTCTCCTCCAACAACATCGAGCTGACGTACGTTGGTGGAGGAACTCTTATACATCCAAAGTTTGTGGTGACCGCAGCTCATACGCTGGAGAAACCTCATCGATACGTAGCTCGGTTTGGTGAGTGGAACATTCAGTCCGATGCAGAAATCTATCCATCGCAG GATATTGGAATAGAGGAACACATTCTTCACCCATCGTTCGGTAACACATGCACACCCACCAACGACATAGCACTGGCTGTGCTGAAACAGAGCGTAATCTACACGGACCACATCCGTCCAATATGTCTGCCAACAGCGCAGGATGCACTAGATGCTGAGCGGTGTATCGCTACCGGGTGGGGTACAGACTCAAGGACCAAACAGTTGCCACCCATTATGAAGCGCGTAGAGTTGAACGTTGTGCCGCGTGGCCTTTGTCAGATGCTGTACCGGTTGGCGGATGGAGACCAATATTTCGATCTTCATCGTAGTTCTTTGTGTGCGGGTGCGGTGGCCGGGCAGGATACGTGCGATAAAGATGGAGGTACACCGATGGCTTGTCCAAGGGAGGATGGATCTTACGCGTTGGTGGGCATAACTTCCTGGGGCCTTGAATGTGGCCGAACGGATGCACCGGGCGTGTATGTGGACGTGTCGAAATTTGTCTGTTGGATAAACAATACGATAGAGGGGTACGAGGAGTTACATGCTGAGGAATAG